TTCAAGAGTGAACtgaattatgtaaaaatgatgtaaaCCTAGCATCAGAGTTTAGGATGAGCTGTCGATTTCATCCTGCTTGAGATGTAATCTAGAAATGACTGGGTAAGGTAATGCTGCAGAAAGAAGTGGAGGTGCTCAGGTGTCTAATAGAAGTCACAATGATTGGGGAGATTGATACAGATTAATCAAACCAACAAGAGGCAGATGAGTAAAAGAAAGGAAGCTGTTGCTAGGACAGTTTTCAGACATAAGAAACTGTGCCTTGTGTTGGCACAAGACCAATCTTGTCATAATTAAATCACAGAAAATAATTGCTTGTCCtcccatttattttttcttaaacagtTTAGCTTAGAATAGAAAACCTCAAGGATCATGATTTGatgatttgtgtatttttgagTGTTTGTGGCTGTGCTAATGAAAAACACAtatacttcaaaataaaaaaaatacatataaacatcAATTCTGAAGGAAAATATGACTAAATAAGAGGTTCATAACCCACGCATCCATTAGGATAATAaacagggattttttttcattaaggGTATATTTATCGCAACATTTCTCATACAAAATATGTCACCATATGTTCATTATATTAgcttacaataaaaaaaaatacttaaaaatatatatatattatttaaaattatttaaaaaaatttaatatttgaagTTGAATTAAGTattattaaataacaaaattatttaggttattattataaatgaataaaaacaaattacatgaaacattttgtaCATATACAATCTTACCTGTATCTGGAgatttaaaagaggaaaaaaaaaaaacttggctaGTTCCATGACAACTGAACAATCTTTGTTTATCAAAGTCAACTTTGAGTTGTGGTTTAAAGCAGCGGAAAAGACTTTCACAACTCTAAAGTATTTCTTGAGAGTCAAACGGAATCAACTTTTAATGGACGCAAACATAAAAACCATATTTGACTAATGTGTTTCTATTCTCTTCCCTTTCCATGTCCTGTACTTCATCTGAAGTGCTGACGGCGACTTTGCAGTAACTCACCTCACGAAGGCTCATCTGTTCTATGATGGACAGATAAAGTGGATGCCTCCGGCCATTTATAAGTCTTCTTGCAGCATAGATGTCACATTTTTCCCTTTTGACCAGCAAAGCTGTAAAATGAAGTTTGGTTCTTGGACCTATGATCGTGCTAAGATAGATCTGATCAGCATGGCCAGTGATGTGGACCAGATGGACTACTGGGAGAGTGGCGAGTGGGTCATTGTAAATGCAGTGGCCAAGTACAATACAAAAAAGTATGAGTGCTGCACAGAGATTTATGCAGACATCACTTACTACTTCATCATTCGGCGGCTTCCACTGTTCTACACTATTAACCTTATCATTCCTTGTCTGCTTATATCCTGTTTGACTGTACTGGTGTTTTATCTGCCATCGCAATGTGGAGAGAAGATTACCTTGTGTATTTCAGTCTTACTGTCCCTAACAGTGTTTCTTCTGCTGATCACAGAGATTATTCCATCTACATCACTAGTGATACCACTGATTGGTGAATATCTGCTGTTCACTATGGTGTTTGTCACCCTCTCCATCATAATTACGGTGTTTGTGTTGAACGTACATCACAGATCACCTCAAACACACAGCATGCCTCACTGGGTGCGAAGAGTTTTTTTGGACTTAGTACCTCGAATCCTGTTCATGAAACGTCCACCAGGCACAGCCAAGCAGCACTGCAAGAAGCTTATTGAGATGATGCACTGTCCAACAACAATATCTTCAGCAGGCAACTCACAGGCCTTTTGGGCAGGATTAGGAACAGGGTTAAGACAAATGACTGAAGTAGAAACACTCCCAAAGACTCCTTCTGACAGTCCCAGAATCCTTGTGTGCTCCCCCTCGCCACCCTCTTCAACTTTCGCAGACCACAGTGAGGATGATAATCCTCTGAAAGCTAACATTTTCTGCCAAACAACATCTGGTCAGTATTCAGTTCTATCAGAGAAACAGCCTCTACACGTACACAACTCTGCAGCCATGTCTGCATCACAGTTTTCCTTACCCCCAACTTTACCACTAGGCCCACTCCACAGCCTGTCtaaggaaaaacaaagtacaCTGGCTCCAAACGGTCGCTCCCTCAGTGTAGAGCACATGTGCAATCAACAGAAGGAGCTCCCTCAGAGATCTGGACATCTATGCCGCTCCCACAGCTTCCAGTACTGCTGTCTGCATGACAATGGAGTCATGGGAACCACAGGGCAAGCGAAAAAAGTAGCCCCTGCAGAAGACTTGCCAGAAATCCTTACAGCAGAGGCCAGAAAAGATGCAAGTGTCCAGCAGAATTCTGCAATTCCAACCATTTCTCCAGCTATGCAACGAGCCATAGAGGGAGTTCAGTACATCGCTGATCACCTCAGGGCAGAGGATGCAGACTTTTCAGTAAGTTGACCAACATAACCTTCATTAGAGTAGCAGACACCTCAGTAATAATATAACAACCCTTAAATATTCATCTTGAAAAAGTTCTGTGAAAATCtcactgtttttaaattgtgaaaCTGTAGGGTTTAATAGAGTAATAAACACTGCAATTTTCAGAATATTTTGTAGTGTAAAAAATGATCAAAGTATCAAATATCCAACATTTGTTGTATAATCTAAAATCTAGCCTAAACCGAACATGCTATATGTTGTACCTTCTGGGGATCATAACTTAGAAGGTAACTGCATAACAGCAGACCTGGCAGTTTCCACATGTCAGTGATGTGACAGCTAAAGCACAACAGAATACAGTTAGACTGGATTTCGCATAAATATTGTATTTTCCCAAAAGGAGTGTGGAAAAGCATGGGGAGGGATAGAAACATAAACTGTAACAGACTCTATTGTTGAAGATGCATTCATTACAACCACAACAGTTGCATTTCTCTTCTTCGTGGCATCAATGTTTGctttatattgtaaaaaaaaaaaaaagtaaagcaaatgtGAAAAAACTGCAAACCAGAATACAGTCCTGTGATTCctgtaatagtttttttttacagagaatTTAAGAGTGAGCATGCTGAGGTCTGCTGGTGTTTGCTGCTGCATACTCGCTTCTGCACACGTGTCTGTATTCTAGACATGTTTATATGCACATATTAGTCATGAGAATGCAAAAAACATTTGGCCTTGCAGTAAGTCTGAAGCTGGACCACTCCCTTCCTCCTGTGCACCCCCATCTTCCAGCTGTAACAATATAATTTGCAACATTATCTTGTGAACAGGGGAGTTGTTGACTAATTATATGAACATTAtctgttcttttattaaacaaaaaacagaaaatctcatTTTTCTAAAAGACCCAGATACATGTAGCTGAatcattatttttcttactttgcTATTTTGGATTTCTTGATTTCTTGATTTTACATCAGTCtgtgtatatgtgcatgtatgtgtgggtatgtgtgtatatgtgtggcttgtgtgtttgtgatctGGGAGATTTGAATTAGTAAAGAtgttgattttttcttttgttttgttttcttaatgttACTGgctataaagcactttgtgttgcatttttttgGTATGAgaa
This region of Melanotaenia boesemani isolate fMelBoe1 chromosome 13, fMelBoe1.pri, whole genome shotgun sequence genomic DNA includes:
- the LOC121652329 gene encoding neuronal acetylcholine receptor subunit alpha-2-like translates to MDLYQCFSLLFITFPTQVCSQVGPRAHAEERLLQNLFANYNKLSRPVKNTSDTVLVHFGLSIAQLIDVDEKNQMMTTNVWVKQEWNDYKLRWNPEEYENVTSIRIPSEIIWRPDIVLYNNADGDFAVTHLTKAHLFYDGQIKWMPPAIYKSSCSIDVTFFPFDQQSCKMKFGSWTYDRAKIDLISMASDVDQMDYWESGEWVIVNAVAKYNTKKYECCTEIYADITYYFIIRRLPLFYTINLIIPCLLISCLTVLVFYLPSQCGEKITLCISVLLSLTVFLLLITEIIPSTSLVIPLIGEYLLFTMVFVTLSIIITVFVLNVHHRSPQTHSMPHWVRRVFLDLVPRILFMKRPPGTAKQHCKKLIEMMHCPTTISSAGNSQAFWAGLGTGLRQMTEVETLPKTPSDSPRILVCSPSPPSSTFADHSEDDNPLKANIFCQTTSGQYSVLSEKQPLHVHNSAAMSASQFSLPPTLPLGPLHSLSKEKQSTLAPNGRSLSVEHMCNQQKELPQRSGHLCRSHSFQYCCLHDNGVMGTTGQAKKVAPAEDLPEILTAEARKDASVQQNSAIPTISPAMQRAIEGVQYIADHLRAEDADFSVKEDWKYVAMVIDRIFLWMFVLVCILGSVGLFLPPWLAGMI